In one window of Mesorhizobium sp. B2-1-1 DNA:
- a CDS encoding DUF6481 family protein yields MAIYREKDIFERRNAANEAKKALLERFKSKPAADDPAVLARQAERKAILAAREIREAEKARLKQERLAREAIEKAEREAAAEAARVAAEEAAQAEARIREAEEAERIARLLADEAERKAKRDARYAARKARTGRTPPGFTGR; encoded by the coding sequence TTGGCTATCTACAGGGAAAAAGACATTTTCGAGCGGCGCAACGCCGCGAACGAGGCAAAGAAGGCGCTTCTGGAGCGCTTCAAGTCGAAGCCGGCGGCGGACGATCCCGCGGTGCTGGCGCGACAGGCCGAACGCAAGGCTATCCTTGCGGCGCGTGAGATACGCGAGGCCGAGAAGGCGAGGCTGAAGCAGGAAAGGCTGGCACGCGAGGCAATCGAGAAGGCCGAGCGCGAGGCCGCAGCCGAAGCCGCACGGGTCGCGGCCGAAGAGGCGGCGCAGGCGGAAGCCAGGATTCGGGAAGCCGAAGAGGCCGAGCGCATCGCGCGTCTGCTGGCCGACGAGGCCGAGCGCAAGGCGAAGCGCGACGCGCGCTATGCGGCGCGCAAGGCGCGCACCGGCAGGACACCGCCAGGCTTTACCGGCCGCTAG
- the sugE gene encoding quaternary ammonium compound efflux SMR transporter SugE gives MSWIFLFFAGLFEIGWAIGLKYTDGFTRLVPTVLTVASMIVSLSLLGLALKALPVGTAYAVWTGIGTVGTALLGIWLLGEPATVIRLACIALIVCGIMGLKFAA, from the coding sequence ATGTCATGGATTTTTCTGTTTTTCGCCGGCCTGTTCGAGATCGGCTGGGCAATCGGCCTCAAATACACCGACGGATTCACCCGGCTCGTCCCGACCGTGCTCACGGTCGCCTCGATGATCGTCAGTCTCTCGCTGCTTGGACTGGCGCTGAAAGCGCTGCCCGTCGGCACCGCCTATGCGGTGTGGACCGGCATCGGCACGGTCGGCACGGCGCTGCTCGGTATCTGGCTGCTCGGCGAGCCGGCGACCGTCATCAGGCTCGCCTGCATCGCGCTCATCGTCTGCGGCATTATGGGGCTGAAATTCGCGGCGTAA
- a CDS encoding LLM class flavin-dependent oxidoreductase, with translation MELGLYTFADVSPQPGPGAIGPHERLRNLIEEIELADQVGLDVFGLGEHHRPDYAASAPVVALAAAAEQTKRIKLTSAVTVLSSDDPVRVFQQFATLDLLSGGRAEIMAGRGSFIESFPLFGYNLEDYDELFAEKLDLLLAIRDQVKITWSGNLRAPINDRGVYPRPLQEKLPIWIAIGGTPQSAARAGALGLPLALAIIGGEPARFAPLFDLYREAARRAGADPKGLATSINVHGFIADTTEKAADDFYGPQAEVMNRIGRERGWGPTSRAHFDQSRGPGGALFVGNPEQVAEKIVAQHKIFGNDRFLLQMAIGIMPHAKVMKAIELYGTRVAPIVRKETADAVPAPAPAA, from the coding sequence ATGGAACTCGGTCTCTACACTTTCGCCGACGTCAGCCCGCAGCCGGGCCCCGGCGCAATCGGCCCGCACGAGCGGCTGCGCAACCTGATCGAGGAGATCGAACTGGCCGATCAGGTCGGCCTTGACGTTTTCGGCCTTGGCGAGCATCACCGGCCGGACTATGCCGCGTCCGCGCCTGTCGTGGCTCTGGCCGCGGCGGCCGAGCAAACCAAACGCATAAAACTGACCAGCGCCGTCACTGTCCTGTCTTCGGACGATCCGGTCCGCGTCTTCCAGCAATTCGCCACGCTCGACCTTCTTTCCGGCGGCCGGGCCGAGATCATGGCCGGGCGCGGCTCGTTCATCGAATCCTTTCCGCTGTTCGGCTACAATCTTGAGGATTATGACGAGCTGTTCGCCGAAAAGCTCGACCTGCTGCTCGCCATCCGCGATCAGGTGAAGATCACCTGGTCCGGCAATCTGCGCGCGCCGATCAACGATCGCGGCGTCTACCCACGCCCCTTGCAGGAAAAACTGCCGATCTGGATCGCCATCGGCGGCACGCCGCAGTCCGCCGCCCGCGCGGGCGCGCTCGGCCTGCCGCTGGCGCTCGCCATCATCGGCGGCGAGCCGGCGCGGTTCGCGCCGCTGTTTGACCTCTATCGCGAGGCCGCCAGGCGCGCGGGCGCCGATCCGAAGGGTCTTGCCACCAGCATCAACGTCCACGGCTTCATCGCCGACACGACCGAGAAGGCGGCCGACGATTTCTATGGCCCACAGGCCGAGGTGATGAACCGCATCGGCCGCGAGCGCGGCTGGGGTCCGACCTCGCGGGCGCATTTCGACCAGTCACGCGGCCCGGGCGGCGCCTTGTTCGTCGGCAATCCCGAGCAGGTGGCCGAGAAGATCGTCGCCCAGCACAAGATCTTCGGCAATGACCGCTTTTTGCTGCAGATGGCGATCGGCATCATGCCGCATGCCAAGGTCATGAAGGCGATTGAACTCTACGGCACCAGGGTGGCGCCGATCGTGCGCAAGGAAACGGCTGACGCCGTCCCGGCCCCGGCGCCTGCCGCGTAG
- a CDS encoding AI-2E family transporter, with product MKADPTASVAGVSEAEEARIAARADTHLIRSLLVGIFIFMAIYALYFARAFFMPVILAFLLALTLTPIVRLLRKRGIPEVISATLLVLLSLCLFASAGYLLSGPVIDLINNTSSIGQRLTERLAHLRPPLERMMEVTHQIEGLTETSQEPGIQKVAVAQSGFLSSAASNILSAGTSLTIIFVLSLFLLASGTMFYEKIIQSFASLTEKKRALRVVYDVEREISHYLLTVTIINIGLGTIIGLGLWALGMPNPLVWGATAALLNFLPYVGAMITLIVVTIIALISFDTISYALLAPAFLLLCDIVEGQFVTPMVVGRRLEINAVAIFIAIAFWSWLWGFVGALMAVPLLVLIKVFCDHFDGLSHVGNFLAAQHLSAVEDEATEEGKAPA from the coding sequence ATGAAAGCTGACCCCACCGCTTCGGTCGCGGGCGTTTCCGAAGCAGAAGAGGCGCGCATCGCCGCCCGCGCCGACACGCATCTGATACGCTCGCTGCTCGTCGGCATCTTCATCTTCATGGCCATCTACGCGCTCTATTTCGCCCGTGCCTTCTTCATGCCGGTCATACTGGCCTTTCTGCTGGCATTGACGCTGACGCCGATCGTCAGGCTTCTGCGCAAGCGCGGCATACCCGAGGTGATTTCGGCGACGCTTCTGGTGCTTCTGTCTCTCTGCCTCTTCGCCAGCGCCGGCTACCTGCTGAGCGGCCCGGTGATCGATCTCATCAACAACACTTCGTCGATCGGCCAGCGGCTGACCGAGCGGCTGGCGCATTTGCGACCTCCGCTCGAGAGGATGATGGAGGTTACACATCAGATCGAAGGCCTCACCGAGACGTCGCAGGAGCCGGGCATACAGAAAGTCGCGGTAGCCCAGTCTGGCTTCCTGTCGTCGGCGGCCTCGAACATTCTTTCGGCGGGAACAAGCCTGACCATCATCTTCGTGCTGTCGCTGTTCCTGCTTGCTTCAGGCACGATGTTCTATGAAAAGATCATCCAGTCCTTCGCCAGCCTCACCGAGAAGAAGCGGGCGCTGCGGGTCGTTTACGACGTGGAACGGGAAATCTCGCACTATCTGCTCACCGTCACCATCATCAATATCGGCCTCGGCACGATCATTGGCCTTGGTCTGTGGGCACTCGGTATGCCCAACCCGCTCGTCTGGGGCGCCACGGCCGCTCTGCTTAATTTCCTGCCCTATGTCGGCGCCATGATCACGCTCATCGTGGTCACGATCATCGCGCTGATCAGCTTCGACACGATCTCCTATGCGTTGTTGGCGCCTGCCTTCCTGCTTTTGTGCGACATCGTCGAAGGCCAATTCGTAACGCCGATGGTTGTCGGCCGGCGGCTCGAGATCAACGCCGTGGCGATCTTCATCGCCATTGCCTTCTGGTCATGGCTATGGGGCTTTGTCGGCGCGCTGATGGCGGTGCCGCTGCTGGTCCTCATCAAGGTGTTCTGCGATCACTTCGATGGTCTGAGCCATGTCGGCAACTTCCTGGCGGCACAACATCTCTCGGCGGTGGAAGATGAGGCCACCGAGGAAGGTAAGGCTCCGGCATAA